The segment tttcggggtacataagtcacctagatcagacagactacacctcagggttctgaatgagttagctgtagagattgtggaagcattagtaatgatctttcaagaatctctagattctggaatagttctggagaactggaaattgcaaacgtcactcatctctaaggagggaggcagaagaaaggaaattgtaggccaacTGGCCTGGCTTCAATTGTTGGAAaggtgttggaatctattattaaggatgaggctttagggtacttggaggcatatgacaaaagAGGCCAAAGTCataatggtttccttaaggggaaatcttgcctgacaaatatgttgcaattcttgaggaaataacaggatacacaaaggagaatcggtggatgttgtttacttggattgtttgaaggcttttgacaaggtgccacacatgagactgcttaacaagataaaagcccatggcatttcaggaaaggtactagcatggatagaagataggctgactggcaggaggcaaagaatgggaataaaggaggtcTTTTCTAGTTGACCAGTGGTATGCCATAGGAGTCagtgttggaactgcttcttttcatgttatatatcaatgatttggatgatgattttgtggccaaatttgcaaacaatatgaagataggcaaAGGggttggtagtgttgaggaagcagggagtctgcaaaaggacttggacagattgaggAATTGGGTAAAGAAGAGGTAGATGGAATCTACCATCTACTAAGtggtagtgtagggaagtgcattgtcgtgcactttggcagtagaaataaaGGCATGTACTATTTtctaaattcagattcagatcaaattcagtttattgtcatttagaaaccacaaatgcaatgcagttaaaaaatgagacaacgttcccctagaatgatatcacaaaagcatatgataaaacagactacaccagaaaatccacgtaacatttggcaatccccaatccagagtccggagaggctgctgcgtattaatatcgcgctaccatctagcgcgttccccggaaaggagctccaaatccaccagacaaaaaaaagaccaaaaactaaagctacaagacctgcacaaaaccacataattacaagatATAGttataacagtgcaaacaatagcataattgattaaaaaaacagactatgggcacagtaaaaatagtccaagatgttaaaggactgtaagttcaaaagaaatcaccacagtttccacaagtccccagggtcccgacagactcaccatcccacgccggcggcagaagggaatacccctgctatggacttccaaggcgccgcccaactcagcctcgcagactcagcacacaatggaagctccgtcaaAACCAGCCTTGCAGATGCAGCACAccccgaaagcgacctgagtccatcGAAAGGACTCAGAGTCCGTCAAACCTCCAAgccaacgaccatcccctccggcacagcttctccgagcaccatcctctgccgagcgtgtTAAgacaacggccatcggcaacgcggactgggggcctgttcttcccagcagagtcccggacctcacagcagcagcaacgaagaaggtcttcctggaatttcccgatgtttctccatgcttccatgtccgttttcaatcgattatgattgcgcacggcaccccacttcacaaataacagataatcagttctggagtggccgctgcaagctgcgtcgcgccgccatcttggatcccTTGGggagaaatggggagaaaattcaaaaatccaaggtgcaaagggaccttgGAGAGCTcttgcagaattccctaaaggtcaacttgcaggttgagacagtggtaaggaatggaaatgaaatgttaaCATTCCTTTTGAGAAGACCAGTATACAAAGGAtgtaatatcagaatcaggtttattatcaccagcatgtgacgtgaaatttgttaacttagcagcagcagttcaacacaatacataatctagcagagaaaaatgttttaaaaaataataataaataaacaagtaaatcatttaaattgaatagattttaaaagcgtgcaaaaacagaaatactgtatttttttttaaagtgaggtagtgtccaaagagtcagtccatttaggaatcagatggcagaggggaagaagctgttcctgaattgctgagtttgtgccttcagacttctgtacctgatggtaacagtgagaaaagggaatgccctgggtgatggaggtccttaataatggaccacacttggagtactgtgagcagctttgggccccttatctaagaaaagatgtgctggcattggagaggatccagagtaCATTAATGAGAATGATGCCAAAACTGAAAGGTttaacatgaggagcatttgattgatggctctgggcctgcactcactggagtttagaaggtggagggagatctcattgaaacctattgaatattgaaaggcctagatagagtggatgtggagaagatgtttcctatagtggaggagtctaagaccagaggtcacagcctcagaatcgagggATGTCCGTTTATAATTAGATGAGAaaaagatttctttagccagagggtggtgaatctgtagaatttattgacaCGGACGGTTGTGGAGCCAAGTAATTGAGCAGAGGttatttatttaaggcagagtgtCATGGAAATACTAAGAACACCAGAGTGACTTCAAGTGTCATTTTAAGAATTTATTAACATGATATCATGAAGAGTCTGCAGCAGTCTCCACTGCCACCAGAACTCTTGATTTTTTTGGTTATACAGAGCTCATTTATACAGAAGACAAACAACTTCACATAACTTTGTTTAGCATCCCAAAGTCAATACATGATCAATTGTTTAAAAGACATGTCAATTTTCTCTCAGTGTGAGTGTTATCTGTTCCCTGTTATCAGGACTCATAATCTATCCCCAGACACATCCTCCCTCTTGGTCCCAGGGGCTTAGTATCTTGTTTATTGGAATTCCTGCTACTGCGCTTATTATCCAAGGTTATTCTCGACTCGCGTCAGCAGTCTTAAGTCCAGCTGCTCCAGAGTGGTCAAGTATCCCATCATACACTAGTTTTAACCATTTCTACCacacagaggttaataggttcttgattaatcagggcatcaagggttatgtggagaagacaggagaatgggctggacagggataataaattagctgcagttaaatggtggagcagactctctgagccaaatggtctaattctgctccaatgtcttatgctcCTGTTAACAGCTCACATGTGCCACCACCTGGCAGCCTGTAAGAATTACATCAAacaatcccctccccccccccccccccccccccacccaagtcACTACTATACAAATACAACTGGTGAACGAAAGGTTCCATTAGTCTTGTCAATAGTCTGTGATAAGACAGCTCAGGGTAGAGAGATCTTTTTGCTTATGTTGGGGAATATGAAGTGGCACTGATGCAAGTTTTAAAAGATTGGCCAAAAATAAAAGTTCTCCTGAATGCAGTTTAAGAATAGATTtgagcatcctgattggttgtgtcacagcctgatatggagacTCTGGTGCACAGGATTGAGAGAGGTTTCAGAGAGGCAACCAGCTTCATCACAGACACAATCCTCCACACTATTGACATCTTCAGGAGGCAGTGCCTCACCggtaaggatcctcaccatccagcatgTGGCCTCTTCTCGTTACtgtcatcagagaggaggtaaaggagactgaagacccatgctcaatgattcaggaacagctttttttcctcagccatcagatttctgaatggatcatgaacctgtgaacactatctcattatcccttttgtttttacattacttttgtaatttttatatctttgtGTTCTACTACTgctacaaaaacaacaaatttcaagttaTTTAAGTCAGTAGTAATGTGATTTTGTAGCTTTTACACTGGCTGTACTCCAGCTAACAGGATAATTGAAATCTCCCATTGTTGCTGCCTTGTAGTGCTTACTGTTCATCACAAAAATTGCTTTCAAATTTTTTCCTTGGACTGTTTTCTGATCTACACTCCCAACTCTCCTTTATTTCAGGTCATAAGGGCTCATCTGATGATCTTATTGATGTGTCTTAACAATGATTATTTTGTTAACCACCATCATCAACTCTATTTTTTCcctaaaaataaaaacacaaaatgctggcagaactcagcaggccagacagcatctatgggaggacgtagtgatgacgtttcgggctgaaacccttcatcaggaggggtTCAGGGGATCAGGATTCTATTTTTTCCCTCCTCACTTGAAAACCCAGCAACTATAatcctaaacacaagagactctgcataTGCTGGAAGTCGAGAGCAGCGCacgcaaaattctggaggaactcagcaggtcgggcagcatctctaGAGAATATAcacttgatatttcaggccaagacccttcatcaggacttgaagaTGAAGGCCCTGAAATGACAGCAATTTATTCCTTTCCTTATCTACTGAATTCCTCAGCATTTTCTGTAAGAACATTAATCAATCACCCAGTTATGCCCCTGAAGCCAATTCTATAATACAGTGAAAGCTTTGTGGAGGCTGGACATGTCACGTTACAGCTAAGACAGTTCCCAAAGCATGCCGATTATGAGTGCCAGGTAAACAAGTTTTTACGGCAGTCAAACTTCCAATTTGTATTTATAAAcatttcatttatattttttcaaAGTTGCTGCCTCATTTGACTATTTCTAGCACTTTCAGATTTCTGATCCATGGTATTTTGTGTCAGCAtctcatttcactgtgtgtttgatGCATTTGTCCAACAGGGTCAGTGGACCTCAAGGGCAGTGCCTGTATAGCGAATGTTGGCTGGGATCATGGAATGATAACACCTGTTTCTCCCTGAACGGTAGATCCCAGGTTAGAGGATAGTGATCattgtgacaataaacctgaaccagcttgtcttccaccaagtgaatactagagggcagcactgatgccaGCATGGCTGCCATGCCACACCGCCTCCAGGTACCAATTCCAAAACCTTTTCCCTGGGTGGCTGCAAACAGGTGACACCATGGCATGAGGCCTTGTCTGTACTACATTCAAGGCCACATAGCCCTCCACATCAGTCCCACCAATAAATGCCCCCAGAATTCAGACACTTGGAGTATGAACTAGAGAAATAATGACCAGCTTAGCAGTTATATGCctgtttatttttcattattGTTACAGTCCAAAGGTTTAAAGTACATTcattgtcagagaaatgtatacaatagacatcctgaaatgctttttcttcacaaccatccatgaaaaacaggagggtccccaaagaatgaatgacaattaaatgttagaaccccaaagtcccttccCTCCCTCCTAAGTGGCAGTAGGCAACAATCCAGCCCTCCCCCCACCAACGACAAAAAaagcactgagcactcaagcagaagcaaagcaacagtaaaaaacagacttgcagttaccacaaagactacttgttcacctggtatttgacataccacaggctcacgctctctctctccctaaaaggaaaaagaggtgtctctgtttcacatggtattctagtcttctcattCTACATAATGACTCAATGCAGTTTAGTTTGGTGTTCTGGAAGGATCCTCTTAACAATGGAAATCCCAGTCctacaaatgcaaggagacaatgTTAAGTAGATAGATAACATTTTGACAGTCAACCTACAACCTTCTTTGAGGCACAATATAAAGAGTTCCATGGATCCATCCACCATCTATTAACCAAATATTATCCTTCATGTGTAAGCCTAGTCTTAGGGCATTTGAGGTCTGTTCAATAGTAGAAACCATTATAATCAAGCCCATACACGCAGTTATACTGACCAGGAGAGAGGACAGTAGGCACGCTGACTGATTTCTTTTTTCTCAGACATATAGGTCACTGGACAGTGTTTGGAAATAGGAAACAAGTCTGATTTTACCCCCTCCTGAGACACTATCATCTTGTAAGCCAGCTCTCCTCCTGCCCTGTTGAGCCTGTTATTTGCCTCTTATAGAGGTCACTGTAGCTGGGAGATAGGCCACGATGACTCTGCCACACACAGAGTTGGGCACTAGTAAAACAGATTGGTAGCAAAGGGCAACTTTGGGAATTagtgtattattgtcacatgtggtTAAAGACTTcatcatccatacagatcatttcaccacATCAGTACATCCAttaatttagattttacaaagtaGAATGTTTATAGTGGCAGAGAGAATCCTACAAAGTGTTACTttaatccaaagcaacaccattaccaacacaagtgattctgcagatgctagaaaccttgaacaacacacacataactcagcaggtcaggactcagcccaaaatgtcaactgctgccagacttgctgagttcttccagcattttgtgtgtgttgttctgcatgaTTACCAAGTGTCTCTGCTGGTGACAATGAACCTGGCAAGTGTTTCCACCATTCCCTGTCTTCAGATCCCCAGCAGGTTCTCTGTTTATACCTGACTGAGGTGGAATCTGTCATTCTGCAGTGAACACATTAAACCATCAGCTTCTGGCCAACATGTTTGTTTTACCACACTGTGCCACTGACTattctataaccatataacaattacagcatggaaacaggtaatctcggcccttctagtctatgccgacgcttacactcgcCTAGTCCCAGTGacccgcattcagcccataaccctccattcctttcctgtccatatacctatccaattttactttaaatgacaataccaaacctgcctctaccacttctactggaagctcattccacaccgctaccactctctgagtaaagaaattccccctcgtgctacccttaaacttttgccccctaactctcaactcctgtcctcttgtttgaatctcccctactcaatggaaaaagcctatccacgtcaacttgatctatccccctcattattttaaatacctctaccaagttctcccctcaaccttctacgctctaaagaataaagacctaacttgttcagcctttccctgtaacttaggtgctgaaacccaggtaacattctggtaaatcttctctgtactctctctattttgttgacatcttttctataattcggtgacacaatactccaaattcggccttaccgatgccttgtacaattttaacattacatcctaactcctatcctcaatgctctgatttataacggccagcataccaaaagctgtcttcaccaccctatccacatgagattccaccttcagggaactatgcaccagtattcccagatcactctgttgtactgcattcctcaacaccctaccatttacgatgtatgtcctatctggattattcctaccaaaatgtagcacctcacatttatcagcattaaactctatctgccatcgttcagcccactcttctaactggcctaaatctctctgcaagtgcATGTCAGCTATTACTTATTGTCTGCATGTGCAGCAATTACTTCTCTGTGCTAGCTGCTCCCCACTGATAGGAATGATAAATAGGGAGGGAGTGAAAGTGCACTCACCACTGTTGGTAGATTAATCAAATCCGTCACCAGGTGTTGGACCTCCTGCACCACTGACTTTGGGAAAAATCCAAGAACAGTTGACTGCGACCCATAATAATCGCCTTGGACCTAAATGCAGACACTGGTCAATGAGTCAGTCACAATGTAACTGGTCCATCCCTCACAGTGCCCCACAGCCCAGAAACAGTCACCAGACCAGAGACACACACCAGACAGACAGCAGGCCTACATATCCCACATATTGGCAATGGGTGCCAGAAATGCCAAGATCAGTCCTGGGGCAAGTCCCAGAAAAAGTCAGACTCAAGGCATCAAACAACCAAACAGACTGTTGAAACTCTGTCTGACTCACAGTGCCTTGCCAGAAATTGTGTCCTCTGCCTTCGAGTTTTCCGTACACATAAACAATCTGCCCTTGACGGATGTTGATAAATCTACAGTCTGGACTGGTGTAATCAGCGACTGCTCGAGCCATTGAAATCGGATCTACAAGATAAACAGAAGGTAATCAAAGTACACACTGACCTGAGTGCCACCTGCAGCTGAGAGTGAAACTGAGAATAATCTGACCATTATTTAACAGCAGTCCATGTTCCATATCTCTGCAAGGTGCAAGCTGAATGTTGGATAGTGGTGTAACaaatctaagttcaaagtaaatttattgtggaagtgtgtatatgtatgtccccatattctaccttgagattcattttcttgtgtgcattcacagtaactactaagaaatacaatagaatcaatggaaaactacattcaaagacagacaaacaagcaatgtgtgaaagacaaacttcaaaaagatttttttaattaaataaatattgagaatatgagttgtagagtccataaagacatagaaaagtacagtacagaaacaagccACCAGCaaatctagttcatgctgaaatggtttaaactgcctactcccattgacctgcacccggaccatagcctccTATATCCCTACTTtccatccaaacttcccttaaacatagaacatagaaatctgcagcacatcacaggcccttcggcctacaatgttgtgcctactGTAGGaaatgcctagaattaccctattgcatagccccctatttttctaagtttcACATACCTACTAAGAGTCTCTTCAACGACCCTAttttatccacctccaccaccgtcactggcagtgtattccacacacacacccctgacatccccttgtacttacttccaaacaccttaaaactatgcccccttgtgttagccatttcagccctgggaaaaagcctctgactatccacacaattaatgcttttcatcatcttatacacctctatcaggtcaccttgcatcctccatcgctccaaggagaaaaggccaagatcatttgacctattctcatgaggcacgctctccaatcccagcaatatccttggaaatctctgcaccctttctatagtttccacatccttcatgtagagttaaccagaactgaactccaagtgGAATCTGGCTGAGGTCTTGtgtattgaaattgagctcacacaTGCACCATTTGTGTGGCAGCTTTTTCCACATTCTTAcacccctctgagtgaagaagtttcccctcatgttccccttaaaactcaactttcacccttaagccatgacctccagttgtagtcccacccaatctcagtggaaaatccctgcttgtatttaccctatctataccccctcGAAATTCTGTatactatcaaatctcctctcaatcttctacgttccaaagaatacggtcctaagctattcaatctttccttataactcaggtcctccagtcctggtatcatccgtgtaaattttctctgtactctttcaaccttgtttacatctttcctgtaggtaggtgaccaaaactgcacacgattctccaaattaggcctcaccaacatctgatCTAACCTCATctgtattcaatacattgattCACAACAGCCAATGTGCTTAAAGTTTTCTTTacttgtgatgctactttcaataaattatggacatgtattcccagatccctttgttctacaacactcctcagtgccctaccattcactgtgtaagacctacccaggttggtcctaccaaagtgcaaaacctcacacatgtctgcattaaattccatctgccattttttggccCATTTTTCCCAGTTGATggaaatccctctgcaagccatgatagccttattcactgtccactacacccccaatcttggtgtcgtctgcaaatttgctgattcagatattcacattatcatccagatcactgatatagatgacaaacaacaatagagacccagcaccaatctctgtggcacaccattagtcacagtcagagaggcaaccctttaCTACCACTTCTCTAGTTTATCCCATAAAGCCAGTTTaagacctcatcctgaatgcagagcatctgaaccttcttgaccagcctcccatgtgggaccttgtcaaatgccttactaaagtccatgtagacaacatccactgccttactttCATCCACTTAAAGTAGCCaagggaatgttttctacataAATGCACTGACAGCATTGTTAACAAGGGACTAGGTAGAGGTGTCAGTCCATCAGCAGAAGATGATGTCCCTTGGCTGATGCCCCATTCCCAACCCATGGGCCTAAACACACAGAATTACCAGGCCAATTTTTTCAAAGGTCTGTCACAGTACCTGAGGGAAACCAGCTGGGCAATTACTTATGTAATTCTGTTAATTCCTCCCACTTTTAACATTCAGTTATGTATAATATTCATTACAAAACAACAGTATGTTTTTATTCCCTTTAGCTAAATGTCCCAATGTGTCTCACTGGCTTACCTaaccttcaagtcaagtcaagtaacTTTGACAGAGCAAGAACTAGAGAAGCACAGAAGTTTAGTGTGGGTGAACAGCTTCCACCTCTGTTAAATTTTGGAATGAACAAAGAACCAACCCATGAAAAGTACCTTACTATGTTTGCTCTCTCTTTTtatttgaactacttatttaatttaattatatatatttcctgttgtaatttatactgtttttttatgaattgcactgtaacattgcagaaaacaaaaataaaacttcacaccaaatcataaacacaaaagggattctgcagatgctggaaatccagaacaatattcacaaaatgctcagcaggtcatgcagcatctatagaaatgaataaacagacgaCATTTAGGGTCCaggcccttcattaggactggaaagaaagtgggaagacaccagaataaaaagatgaagGGGGTGGGAAAGGACaagagataggtgaagccaggtgggtgggaaagacaaAGAGCCGGAGAAGAAggtatctaataggagaggagagtggaccatgggagaaagggaaggagaggcagCAAGGagagttgataggcaggtgatgagaagaggtaacatgccagagtggggaatagaagaagagcaaAGGGAGGGGGATgttagtgatactaaacctgattcaggGATTAGAACAACTGAGGTATAGCTACTTACTACAGAGAAACTAATTCAAGGACGATCAAGAAGCCAGAATTGATGGAGCAGAGAGAGTTGTAggactggaggagagagatcGGAAGTCATGGAGGAATATGAAAACTGGGTAAGGAGTTACCGGGAATTGAGTAACCAAGGGAAGAGTGTTTTCATTGGCCGAGTGGGGGCACAGGTCAGGGAAAGGATCAAAGGGTGAGCAGAAAGCCGTCTCTCCTCGCTGCATCATCATGAGTTGAAACACTGTCCGGAAGAGCAGCTCAGAGGGTTGAGGGGAAAAAGGAGAGTAGGACGAAATGGTAGTTCATTGCAACGAACAGCCTTCTTTCGTTGGCTTTCATTTATAAACTTCCGCTAACAATTCTTTCTCCAGAAGTACTTCATTTCAAACCCCTTTCTTGCAGCAGAACAAAACAAAGCTACAGAGATCAGCTCCTGTCTTTAAATTACTTACGGCTGCATTCTTCATCAGCACAGAGCTTCCAGTCTGCCAGCTTATGCACCGTTTCGCCCCTCCGGGACAGGACATCATTGGCGCAAAAAACAGTCACACAAAGGAGAACTACTGCCAGGGATGTCCCAGGTTGCATTTTATTCCTTGCAGGAAACATCCTGAACCCTTGGTGCTCTGGAAGAGGCAGCTAGCTATGGGTAGAATACTGAAATGGTGGCCTCCCAGGAGCCCACGCTTGTGTTTGCTGAGCTGAAAAGGATTGGTTTAGCAACCTAAAAACTGTGTGGAATGTCATTCCCAGCAGGAACTGGCTCAAGGCAAAGGTCTTAAGAATAATTCTCTTTTTATAAACTCTTAAGCATGATGTTAGAAGTGTTTACACTTGTTGCATCATGGaataaaaatatttttcaaaagttcGCCTGTTTGAGTTGGAGTGGGAAAAAATGAAGTGCTTTGGTGTGCTGGAGTGGcttgtttttaaaatatttcacctATGGAAGATGGATTAAAAAGAACCAGACAGATAACA is part of the Hemitrygon akajei chromosome 25, sHemAka1.3, whole genome shotgun sequence genome and harbors:
- the LOC140716346 gene encoding melanoma-derived growth regulatory protein-like gives rise to the protein MFPARNKMQPGTSLAVVLLCVTVFCANDVLSRRGETVHKLADWKLCADEECSHPISMARAVADYTSPDCRFINIRQGQIVYVYGKLEGRGHNFWQGTVQGDYYGSQSTVLGFFPKSVVQEVQHLVTDLINLPTVDWDFHC